The Anaerolineales bacterium region GGGCGCCTGAGCAGAGATGCCAGGGTAGTGGCGCTGGCGGCAAAACCGTGCTGATCGTACCAGGCGAACATGGCTGCTAAAGTATCGCGCGCATAGGCGGGCAAATGCTGGTTGGCAGCCAGCCACTCCGATAGTGGTTGCTGCACAGCAGCCACGCTTCTTTGGATGAGCCCCGCAACTTGCCTGGCCATCTGGACTGAGCTTAGGGCTTCCGGTCCGGCCAACGGATACATTGCACCGCTATGGCCGGGCTCAAGCAAAACGTGTGCGGCTACCGCAGCCACGTCGTGCAGGTCCACCGGAGTAAACAAGGCATGGGGCGAATAAGGCACGCTGTATTCCCCGTGCGCCCGCATATCTTCCAGATAGGGCAGGATGTTTTGCATGTAGCTGGCGGGCTGCAGGATAGTGAAATCCAGACCAGATTGAATCAGTGCTTCTTCCACGCGTAGTTTCTGCCAATGGTGGGGCATGGCTTCGATCTGGGGATAAAGCACCGAGTGATACACGAACCTACGTACGCCGGCAGCCCTAGCCGCGGCAATCCAAGCCGCTCCCAGACTAGCTTCGTCTGGATACACATTCGGAGCGATGAAATAAACGGCCTGAACGCCTTGCAGTGCAGCCGCAATGGTTGAACTTTCTGCCAGGTTGCCCAGCATTACTTCGCTGGCAGGAACCTCAGCAATCTTGCGCAGCAGGGCACGTGTGCTTGCGCCGCGGGCGTGCAGTGCAGCAAGCACGGCGCGGCCGGTCTTGCCGCCTGCGCCTGTCACCAGGATCACGGTTGCCATCCTTCCAGCACGCCAAGGAAACCGGCCAACGCGTCGGCGCCAGAGGTGTGCCCGGTGGGCAGAATTCTCATCACAGCTATCTCTATCGCCTTAGGGTTCTGCGCAGCAATCGCATCGATGAGCTGGTGCCAAGGCGCGGCGGCCTCGCCGCGGGCGCCGGCCGCCAGCCAGGCGGCAGAGAGGGCATGAGTGCGTTCGGTTGCGATGGCAGCGATCTCCTGGGCGGTTTGCTCGGCGGCGATCGGCGGCTGGGTGGCCCACAGGCCGTACATCGCGCCCAGCAGCAGATCGTCACCGGCTGGCGTGAGGCCCGGGCCGAGCCCGGCCAGCTTTTTGGCAGCCTCGCGCAACTTGGCGCCGTCTGGCTGCTTTAGAGCCGCGAATAGCAGCGGGATGTTCTGCTCGGCGGCCTGCAGAATGCGTACTGGCAGCGATGAGCTGGCCAGCGGGTTCAACACCAGGCGGGCCAGGCTGTCTTCAGGTGAATGCTTGGCCAACAACTCCGCGATCTGGCGAGCGGCTGGCGCAAGGAGCGCGGGCTGCGAACCCAGGGTTTGCCAGTTTGGCGTCGGTTGCCACAGCGGCGCCTCTTCGGCATCGATGAGCCAGTCCTGCAGCCACAAGCCATTTTCGAAAACCAGCAGGCTGGCGTCCGCCTGAACATCCGAAGGAAAATCTTCAAGAACAATGGAGAACGGTCCATCCCCCAGGTCTGCGCTGACCAGCGAGAGCACATGGGCATCCTCGTTGACCAAGTTGACGACGCTTTCGAAGGCGTAGAGTACACGGGCGTGTTGGGTACTCTCCAACCAGCGGCGGGCAGCGGGGGCAATGGAGATTGCACGCAGACGCCGATCAGGCGTTGCGCTCATTGCTGGATCAGCGCGCCGTGGCTGATTACGTGGACAGGCGCGTGGTGGTAGCGCAATGCTTCGCGCACGTTGGGAGCGTCAAGCACCACCAGGTTTGCCGGTGCGCCAACTTTGATCTCAAAGTCTTGCAAGCCAATTGCTTTGGCCGCTTCGGTGGTGACCAGGCTGTAGAGTGTCTCCATCTCGGTGCGTGATGTCATCCACAGCAGGTGTGAGGCCAGGAAGGCAACCTCCAGCATGTTGTTGTGGCCATAAGGATAATACGCATCGGAAATATCGTCTTGCCCAAGGCAGACGTAGGCATTCTCTTCCAGTAACTCTTTGACACGCGCATGCAGCGGACCGGTTTGCGGATCGCTCACCACGTACATGCGTGCCTGCTTGAGCAACGCGATTACTTTTTGCAAATACGGCACTGGATATAGTGCCATGGCACGCGCATGGTGGGCCAGCACGCGGCCTTGCCAACCTTGTTTGATCGCGGCCAGCGCCATCATCTCCAGCGTGCGCAGGCCAGCGTCGCCAGCATCATCCACAAGCATGGAGACAGGCTTATCGAACTCCTTGGCGATGACGAACATGGCATCTACATGATGTTGCGCGTCGGCATCGGTGAATTCGATCCATGGAATTCCGCCGACCACATCGGCGCCGTGCCTCATCGCCTCGCGGATCAATTCCTCGGTGCCGGGCTCGCGGCCCACGCCGTCTTGCGGGAAGGCGACGACTTGCACATCTACGATGCCCTTGAATTCTTCGCGGGCTTTGATGAGCGCTTTTACGCCGATTAGTTTGGCCTTGGTGTCTACATCTGCAAAGGCGCGGATATGCGTGTTGCCATTCTTCGCTGCAAGCTTGAGCGCTTTTCTTACGTTGGGCAGGATCCAGCTCTCGTCGTATTCGGCCTTGACCCGGCTAGCGAGTTCGATGGCGTTCATGGCCTTGCCCATGCCGGCGCCCTGGTAGCTTTGCAGGGCCAGCTCATCCATGCGGTCGAGGGTATAGACCTTGTCGAGATGCAAATGGGCGTTGACGAAGGATTCGGTCACCAGATTGCCGCCAGCATCTAGTTCTATATCGGCGCTGCCTTTGATGACCTTGTCGATAGCGGCGATGCGGCCATCTTGCACAAGCAGCGAGAAGGTTTCGCCGGCTGGCCGGTTGCGAAGCTGGGCGTTGGTGATAAGAATCTTAGGCAATGGCATCACAGGCTCCTGCTATTGGGAATCAATATATGAGTCTAGCAAATGTTGGTACTCACCAGTGTTCATTTTCCATATAACCGTAAAGCGTTGCAACGACCAAATATCGCCCTGCACCAGCAGAGAAAGTCTTTCCCAAAAAGCGGCAAGGTGTGGGTTCTCAATCTGATTCTTGTTTAGTAAGAGGGTCTGTCTGTATCCATTGGGGACGCGTCGCTCAAAGTGCCCAATACGCCAATTCTCCGTAAAGTTCGCGGGGAGTTTTGAGAGCAGCGGGTCAGCCAGGGCGTATTCATCGATCAGAACATAGTTTGGGCCAAGTCTATATCCCGCCAATCCGATGCTATCCAGCACTAGCACATCCCTCGCCAAGTCTGGAGTTGTGCGCCAATCCAACCAATGACTCCTGGCCAACTCCTGGCCAGAGAAATTGCGCAAGAGAGATGTTTGTGCAAAGAATACAGCACGCTCATCAGCTATTTGTTCGTCATAATAAGCTTCTACCGGGATAGTCTGCCCATAATTTAGATTGGCATACAGTGGCGAGCGCTCGTTGAACAATCCAACTAACGCGATCGCAACCATTGCGGCCAGGGTTACCCTTTGATAAGGGTAGGTGATTAGGATTCCCACAGACATGACCAGTGGGGCCACCAGAAAGCGGCCACTCATGAAGTCACCACCTATCCACATAATGTATAGCAGGTAGGTCAGGATGCCCACTGCAATGACGCCTCGCCGCGGCTCGCGTTGAAAAGCTGCTATGGCCAAAGCAAAAGCCATTGCGAGTAACGCAACTAAATCCCACTGCACCGCATTGGCAAAAAAGGCCAGCCCCTGCTCGATCAGCTCGATGCGCGGGATTCCGGTGTTTAGTTTTGCAAACGCGGTGTTTGGAACTAGGAAGCCGTAGTAAACAATTGAAAAGGCGTGCCAGACAAAAACAGGGAACAGGCCCAATACTGCGCCAGACCAGTCTTGCAGTTTATGGCGGTGTTTCCATAACAAATATACGAGTGAGGGCAGGAGGAGAAGAAGAGTATCTTGCCGAGTGATAACCGCACAGCTTGCGGTAAAGAATGGCCAGAAAAGTTTTTGTTCATTGCGGCTGTCCAAGTAGAGCTGCAATATAAAGCTGAGCAGTAGGACATTAACCAAGGCATTCTCCAAGCCGGAGAGCGAGTAGTCCACAAAACTCTTTGAGAGCAAGAGCAGAGAAGCTCCAATAAATGCAACGAGCGGATCCCTGTAATTGCCAATCCGAAAGATCAGGGCTAGGGAAAGGGCTGCTAAAGCGAGACTGGTTATGGCAGTTATGTAATACAGGGAGAGGAAATCTGCGGCTGGCGAAATTTGATTGGCAAGGAGGTATATAGCCGAGAGCAACAGCATCCATAGAGGATGAGTAAATGCTTGTACACGATACCCGACGTTGAAATTTGGGCCGTACCCATGGACCAGATTCTCGACCACTCGCATTGTGATGAACTGATCTTCAACTACCCAGGCATTGCGCAAAAACACAATGCTTGACGCAAGGCCGAATACTGCCAGCGCAAGTGCTGGGAATGTGAGCCAGTTCCTGTGGATCGCAAGGCTGAATAGTATAAAGAGGGCAAGTCCCGGGAGAGCCAGTCTTGCCGAGTTATCGATAACGGTTGCAGCAATTGAATGTGGGGTGGTTGGAAGTGTGATGGGCAAAAACCGCAGACTTCCATCCAGGCTGATTTGTGTGTAATGCAGCCCGTTGACCCAGATGTCTACAGCCTGTTGTTCGGTGCCCAATGAGCTCAGTAAAACTTCAAGATAGTCACCCGGCTGTGCCACAAAGTGACAAATCAGGAGAGACTGATCTTGGGTACTGTCTGCTGAGGCTAATTCAGTTCCCGTCCAGCCTTGAGCCTGATCACCGCGGCAAGCACCGTAAGGCAGCTTCTGAGCTGGGCCAAGAGCGGAATAGAGTTTTACTTCAACAAGTTCAATAGGCTCGGACTGTGTAGATATTCCTGGAGGTCTTGAGAATTGCAACTCGTAGTGTGGGTTGGCAATCCCAGGCGGTAGCACTGATTGCCATGTGGTGAGGGTGGATAGGAAGGCTGCCAGGAAGATAAAAGCAAAGGCCCACAATCCTAGAATCTTTGCTGGAGGAGTTGGCTTGAAGGCTTTGCTAGCTCTTTGAAAAAATGCTCCTAAAAGTGCTGTAAAAACTGGGAAGATGGTTAGCAGAATAGCGACTCTAGCGAGGGGTGTGCGCAGCCAGAAAAGCGAATAGTGGGCTGACAGACTGCATGCTATCAATGCCCCTAAAAGCGCCCCTATGAAGTAGTGCGCAGTAGGCTTAGTAGGGAATAACTCTTCAAGAAAGGAGAGACGCTGATTGCCTGACAGATGACTGACAGAGTGGCGTAGCACTAGCCAGCTGACGGCTACAAGCAGTATTGCACAAGCAACCGCGAAGATTGGCATGCTATTGGTTTGCTGTGTGCTCGCGCGCCAGCTCCCATAGCCGCAGCGGGCTTAGGGGAATCTCGCGGATCTCGAAACCGGGCATGTTCAGCGCGTCTTCCAGCGCTTGGGCTACCAGTGGGCCAACCGGGATGGCGCCGGCTTCGCCCGCGCCTTTGACACCCATGGGGTTGAGTGGGGAGGGAGTGGTTGTGTGGTCAGTCTCCATACGCGGCACATCTTGTGCGGCAGGGAGCAGGTAGTCCATGAACGAAGCATTGAGGATCTGGCCCATCTCGTCGAAGACCAACTGCTCGTAGAAGGCGTTGCCTAATCCTTGTGCAACGCCACCGTGGATCTGGCCGTCCAAGATGAGTGGGTTTATGACTTCGCCGCAGTCGTGAACCACGGCGTACTTTTGGATGTCGATCATCATTGTGTCAGGGTCCACTTCTACAATCATGGCGTGCACGCCGTAGGCAGTGGTGCCCATCTCGGGGCCGAAGTAGTCGGTGGCCTCCAGGCCGGGCTCGGTGCCGGGCTTCACCGCACCGCGCATCGGGTTCGCCTTCTGGGCCAGCAGGCCGAGAGGAATGGCGGTTTCCGGCGCACCAAGGATCTGCACCTTGCCGTCGACCAGCTCCAGTTTGTCAGCAGTGACTTCGCCTTCAAACTCCTCGATGGCTTTGGCGATGATCTTCTCGCGCACGCGCTTGGCGGCGGCGTGGATGGCATTGCCAGCCACCACCGCGCCGCGGCTGGCGAAGGTGCCGACGCCCCAATGGAACTGGTCAGTGTCACCAGTCACCAGGTCAATCTGATCTACGAGCACCCCCAACTGCTCGGCCACGATCTGGGCATAGCTGGTGTAGTGGCCCTGACCTTGCGTGCCGATACCGGTGGCCACGCTGACGCGGCCGTTGGCTTGTACCTGAATGCGGGCGCCCTCATAAGGGCCGATACCGGTGCCCTCCACATAGCAGACGATGCCCAAGCCGAGCTTCTTGCCAGCCTTCTCGGCCGCGGGCTTGAGCTCATTGTAGAACTTGTCGTACTCGATCATCTTGAGCGCCTTGTCCAGCACCGGCTCGTAGTTTCCGCTGTCGTAGGTCAGCTCGCTGAAATCCTGATAGATGATCTGGTGCTTGACGGGGAAATCCTCCGGCGGGATGAGGTTCTTGCGCCGGATAGCCACTTTGTCGATGCCCAGCTCTTTGGCAGCGGCATCCAGCAGGCGCTCCATCACGAAGACGCCATGCTGGCGGCCCGCCCCGCGGTAAGGGCTGACAATAGGCTTGTTGGTGAAGACCGCGGTGAACTCGCTGTAATAATCCGGCACCTTGTACATGTTGAGCAGGGTGCACTGCGTGTTGATGGGCACGGTCAGTCCATAGGGGTCGTAGGCGCCATTGTCGTGCCAGAAAACGTCTTTCACGCCGAGGATGGTGCCATCTTTGGCAAGCGCCATCTCTGACTCGTGGAATTGGCCGCGCTCTTGAGTGGTGGAGTAGAAGTTCTCCGCGCGGTCTTCGATCCATTTCACCGGCAGATTGAGCTGCATGCTGATCCATGGCAGCAGCATTTCCTCCGGATAGAACATGAGGATCTTGGGGCCAAAACCGCCGCCGATGAACGGCGCGATCAGGCGCACCTGGTGCTCGGAGAGGCCGAGCATGCCGGCGATGCCGTTGCGGATGATGACCGGCGCCTGGGTGGTATCCCACATGGTGAGCTTGCCGGCCTTGGCGTCCCAGGCGGCGACGATGCCGCGGTTCTCCATGGCCGCGGCGGTGCCGCGGTCATAGAAGAATTCGCGCTTGATGACCAGGTCAGCTTTGGCTTTGGCCTTCTCGTAGTTGCCTTTTTCCTGCACAACATGGGCGGCGATGTTGTTTTCCAGATCATCGTGGATGAGCGCTGAACCATCCTCCAGCGCCTTGCGCGGGTCAATGTGCACGGGCAGCGGCTCATAGTCCACCATCACGAGGCCGGCGGCATCCTCGGCAATGTAGCGAGACTCGGCCACGATGCACACAACGACTTCGCCTACGTGGCGCACCTTGTCCTTGGCCAGGATTGGATGCATGCGTTCGTTGAGGTAGGCGTCTTTGATAGGCGGCAGGCCTACGTTCAGCACGCCGGTGCGCCAGAAGCTACCCAGGTCGGTAGCGGTGTAGACGGCGATCACGCCGGGGTGCTGGCGCGCCGCTTCGGCGTCGATGGATTTGATACGGGCGTGCGCATAGGGGCTGCGCACGAAG contains the following coding sequences:
- a CDS encoding DUF2877 domain-containing protein; the protein is MSATPDRRLRAISIAPAARRWLESTQHARVLYAFESVVNLVNEDAHVLSLVSADLGDGPFSIVLEDFPSDVQADASLLVFENGLWLQDWLIDAEEAPLWQPTPNWQTLGSQPALLAPAARQIAELLAKHSPEDSLARLVLNPLASSSLPVRILQAAEQNIPLLFAALKQPDGAKLREAAKKLAGLGPGLTPAGDDLLLGAMYGLWATQPPIAAEQTAQEIAAIATERTHALSAAWLAAGARGEAAAPWHQLIDAIAAQNPKAIEIAVMRILPTGHTSGADALAGFLGVLEGWQP
- a CDS encoding NmrA family NAD(P)-binding protein, coding for MATVILVTGAGGKTGRAVLAALHARGASTRALLRKIAEVPASEVMLGNLAESSTIAAALQGVQAVYFIAPNVYPDEASLGAAWIAAARAAGVRRFVYHSVLYPQIEAMPHHWQKLRVEEALIQSGLDFTILQPASYMQNILPYLEDMRAHGEYSVPYSPHALFTPVDLHDVAAVAAHVLLEPGHSGAMYPLAGPEALSSVQMARQVAGLIQRSVAAVQQPLSEWLAANQHLPAYARDTLAAMFAWYDQHGFAASATTLASLLRRPPTRFASFLQRELK
- a CDS encoding amidohydrolase family protein, whose product is MPKILITNAQLRNRPAGETFSLLVQDGRIAAIDKVIKGSADIELDAGGNLVTESFVNAHLHLDKVYTLDRMDELALQSYQGAGMGKAMNAIELASRVKAEYDESWILPNVRKALKLAAKNGNTHIRAFADVDTKAKLIGVKALIKAREEFKGIVDVQVVAFPQDGVGREPGTEELIREAMRHGADVVGGIPWIEFTDADAQHHVDAMFVIAKEFDKPVSMLVDDAGDAGLRTLEMMALAAIKQGWQGRVLAHHARAMALYPVPYLQKVIALLKQARMYVVSDPQTGPLHARVKELLEENAYVCLGQDDISDAYYPYGHNNMLEVAFLASHLLWMTSRTEMETLYSLVTTEAAKAIGLQDFEIKVGAPANLVVLDAPNVREALRYHHAPVHVISHGALIQQ
- a CDS encoding xanthine dehydrogenase family protein molybdopterin-binding subunit; translation: MTTRYFGQRIKRNEDPRLLTGRALFVDDVDLPGMAHVAFVRSPYAHARIKSIDAEAARQHPGVIAVYTATDLGSFWRTGVLNVGLPPIKDAYLNERMHPILAKDKVRHVGEVVVCIVAESRYIAEDAAGLVMVDYEPLPVHIDPRKALEDGSALIHDDLENNIAAHVVQEKGNYEKAKAKADLVIKREFFYDRGTAAAMENRGIVAAWDAKAGKLTMWDTTQAPVIIRNGIAGMLGLSEHQVRLIAPFIGGGFGPKILMFYPEEMLLPWISMQLNLPVKWIEDRAENFYSTTQERGQFHESEMALAKDGTILGVKDVFWHDNGAYDPYGLTVPINTQCTLLNMYKVPDYYSEFTAVFTNKPIVSPYRGAGRQHGVFVMERLLDAAAKELGIDKVAIRRKNLIPPEDFPVKHQIIYQDFSELTYDSGNYEPVLDKALKMIEYDKFYNELKPAAEKAGKKLGLGIVCYVEGTGIGPYEGARIQVQANGRVSVATGIGTQGQGHYTSYAQIVAEQLGVLVDQIDLVTGDTDQFHWGVGTFASRGAVVAGNAIHAAAKRVREKIIAKAIEEFEGEVTADKLELVDGKVQILGAPETAIPLGLLAQKANPMRGAVKPGTEPGLEATDYFGPEMGTTAYGVHAMIVEVDPDTMMIDIQKYAVVHDCGEVINPLILDGQIHGGVAQGLGNAFYEQLVFDEMGQILNASFMDYLLPAAQDVPRMETDHTTTPSPLNPMGVKGAGEAGAIPVGPLVAQALEDALNMPGFEIREIPLSPLRLWELAREHTANQ